One Salmo trutta chromosome 12, fSalTru1.1, whole genome shotgun sequence genomic region harbors:
- the LOC115203608 gene encoding LOW QUALITY PROTEIN: mucin-2-like (The sequence of the model RefSeq protein was modified relative to this genomic sequence to represent the inferred CDS: inserted 1 base in 1 codon) produces MKQLNMEPHLSIKSNRLHCXPKRIPKTDSNGYKAPTISAPQAPPNGPTVPTISAQPPPNGQTVPMISAPQAPPNTLLTPMISSPQSPLTPRYPDSPIIGLRKVLAPLIEHQKTPTSKKPKARSTYYGLTPAEYVAYGGIRTYYGPSGPKANESTPSPSIAQTNGLPNGPRPPLISKPETSPIGSNTPNREQQKPTLQGQHSTVSAPSLSTPLAATGCSQTPTDKAAISKPNTSDVNQSEAPAYAIQPDITPIVDITKPELLLALGQLTLPPATSEVLTPKASHSEVPRPAHKAGVVHTTRPAPFQINEIPSFPIGRNVVSKSLFPFSSPNAEVSQNPTVENIPQHSGKSEADPTVMHLSVKANISTDTKLPRKPVIGAQVPNNPDIGSQHSQPTTATILPGKPTIDTKLPSKPSVPTIRTQLSHTPTIETPTIETGTQVPTKPTIENQHSCTATTGTKLPSPPTKIAQLRSPPSIVAQLSSTPSIVAQLSSTPSIVAQLSSTPSIVAQLSSTPSIVAQLSSTPSIVAQLSSTPSIVAQLSSTPSIVAQLSSTPSIVAQLSSTPSIEAQLSGTPSIEAQLSSTPSIVAQLSSTPSIVAQLSSTPSIEAQLSGTPSIVAQLSSTPSIEAQLPNEPLIEPILPGKSTPENILHSTMQYHANHTRKHFVETNSNKAIECRQSTKPSTKSTTETRFSASSTNEDKQFTNPIVANGAWLKPSLESTRTNSTIISAQPSTEIRSPISPTLQAKHFTKPVYNTSSSPKPVPRTNRPIIIVQPPTPPIIEARPPSTPALETKPFTKSVAEAKASPKSLEPIWANITTMNVQPSTKPTADSFSPTIEAKPFMKPVIEASTSPKPVSVLPNKPTIKVLPSTPPHRHTRPWSTTPMEPKAVTEPNRATNKPTVNVQPSTTPTTETRPCFSPTVEAKPLIQHNMETRVFAKSSPEPKPANKPTVNVQPSTTPTRETRRCFSPTVEAKPLIQHNMETRVFAKSSPEPKPANMPTINVQPSPKPIERETTLSPFIEAKPFTQNNTETRDFTKPVPEPKPANKPTINVQPSTNPTTEIRSCFSPVEARPAAKVMASRSCFSPTRPWLNPSTEAKPLTKHDIEAIASLKPTPEPKSTNTTSTKPAIEHISSPTPTAAIDTVIKLPAVTKVIDSSTPASLPQASASVKATSTNRGMSSPSQPKTGQTETDTMEDVEANASGAQGKAARSQDTPCTKPTISTASSTVDNVDKVDKPQAPTAKPNPAKAALNAMKPKSLKTMFSGWSRLKKHMVVEPEEPQFPEPESVSRDGATYSKNTDQAKSSQASSAEVKDHSEKGKEVLKETEAPRAMKMWDAMLFQMFSTKDAIMQQIKASKAPNGSDKKKDQREQTNKTRNANQQKDNEMEVVPSFANRLPLLLYSPRFDARKIKEAAEKPLVKMSAVFQRGLINRKNQDGEGKDFNKTARGFGSTRTTDV; encoded by the exons ATGAAACAACTGAATATGGAACCCCACCTGAGTATCAAAAGCAACAGACTCCATT CCCCCAAAAGGATACCAAAGACAGATTCAAATGGATACAAAGCGCCAACGATTTCAGCTCCACAAGCACCACCAAACGGACCCACTGTGCCAACGATCTCAGCACAACCACCTCCAAATGGACAAACTGTACCGATGATTTCAGCACCACAAGCACCTCCAAACACTTTGCTAACGCCAATGATTTCATCACCTCAATCTCCATTGACCCCTAGATACCCAGACTCTCCTATAATTGGCTTACGTAAAGTTCTAGCACCATTGATAGAACATCAAAAGACCCCTACATCCAAAAAACCTAAAGCACGGTCAACATATTACGGACTGACTCCGGCTGAGTATGTTGCCTATGGTGGGATCCGGACATACTATGGTCCTTCTGGACCTAAAGCTAATGAATCAACACCATCACCATCCATAGCACAGACTAATGGATTACCAAATGGGCCTCGTCCTCCTTTAATCTCTAAGCCTGAAACATCCCCCATAGGATCAAACACACCCAACAGAGAACAACAGAAACCTACCTTGCAAGGGCAGCATTCTACTGTTTCAGCACCTTCACTTTCAACACCTTTAGCTGCAACTGGCTGTTCTCAGACACCAACAGATAAGGCAGCCATATCTAAACCCAATACATCAGATGTTAACCAATCTGAAGCACCTGCTTATGCAATACAACCTGATATAACACCTATTGTGGACATAACAAAACCTGAACTTCTATTGGCCCTCGGACAGCTAACTCTTCCACCAGCCACCAGTGAAGTCCTCACACCAAAGGCCTCTCATTCGGAGGTTCCAAGACCGGCACATAAAGCAGGTGTGGTACACACAACCAGACCAGCTCCATTTCAGATAAATGAAATTCCTTCATTCCCGATAGGTAGGAATGTTGTGTCAAAGTCGTTGTTTCCTTTCAGCAGTCCAAATGCTGAAGTTTCACAAAATCCAACTGTAGAAAATATTCCCCAACACAGTGGAAAGTCAGAGGCAGATCCCACAGTCATGCATCTTTCTGTCAAGGCTAATATTAGCACAGACACTAAACTACCCAGAAAACCTGTCATAGGAGCCCAAGTCCCCAACAACCCTGATATAGGAAGCCAACACAGCCAACCTACCACAGCAACTATACTACCAGGCAAGCCTACCATAGACACCAAACTACCTAGCAAGCCTAGTGTGCCAACCATAAGAACTCAACTCTCTCATACACCTACTATTGAAACACCTACCATTGAAACAGGAACCCAAGTCCCCACCAAACCTACTATAGAAAACCAACATTCATGCACAGCTACCACTGGAACTAAACTTCCTAGCCCACCTACCAAAATAGCACAACTTCGCAGCCCACCTAGCATAGTAGCACAACTCTCTAGCACGCCTAGCATAGTAGCCCAACTCTCTAGCACGCCTAGCATAGTAGCCCAACTCTCTAGCACGCCTAGCATAGTAGCACAACTCTCTAGCACGCCTAGCATAGTAGCCCAACTCTCTAGCACGCCTAGCATAGTAGCCCAACTCTCTAGCACGCCTAGCATAGTAGCCCAACTCTCTAGCACGCCTAGCATAGTAGCCCAACTCTCTAGCACGCCTAGCATAGTAGCCCAACTCTCTAGCACGCCTAGCATAGAAGCCCAACTCTCTGGCACGCCTAGCATAGAAGCCCAACTCTCTAGCACGCCTAGCATAGTAGCCCAACTCTCTAGCACGCCTAGCATAGTAGCCCAACTCTCTAGCACGCCTAGCATAGAAGCCCAACTCTCTGGCACGCCTAGCATAGTAGCCCAACTCTCTAGCACGCCTAGCATAGAAGCCCAACTCCCCAACGAGCCTTTAATAGAACCTATACTACCTGGCAAGTCTACTCCAGAAAATATTCTGCACAGTACCATGCAGTACCATGCAAACCATACCAGGAAGCATTTTGTAGAAACCAACTCCAACAAAGCAATTGAATGCAGACAATCTACAAAACCTTCCACCAAGTCCACTACTGAAACAAGATTCTCAGCCAGCTCTACGAACGAAGATAAACAATTTACAAACCCTATTGTAGCAAATGGAGCTTGGCTGAAACCATCCCTAGAGTCTACACGTACTAACTCAACTATCATAAGTGCACAGCCATCCACAGAAATTAGATCCCCAATAAGCCCTACTTTACAAGCTAAGCATTTTACAAAGCCTGTTTACAACACTAGTTCCTCTCCAAAGCCGGTCCCACGTACTAACAGGCCTATTATAATTGTGCAACCTCCCACACCTCCAATAATAGAGGCCAGACCTCCCTCAACCCCTGCTTTAGAAACTAAACCCTTTACAAAATCTGTTGCAGAAGCTAAAGCCTCACCAAAATCCCTTGAACCTATCTGGGCTAATATTACTACCATGAATGTACAACCTTCAACAAAACCTACCGCAGACTCTTTTAGCCCTACTATTGAAGCTAAACCCTTTATGAAGCCCGTCATAGAAGCTAGCACCTCCCCAAAACCGGTCTCAGTGCTTCCTAACAAACCTACCATAAAAGTCCTACCTTCTACACCACCACATAGACATACCAGACCATGGTCAACAACACCTATGGAACCTAAAGCTGTTACAGAACCTAACCGTGCAACGAATAAGCCTACCGTAAATGTACAACCTTCGACAACACCTACTACAGAAACTAGACCCTGCTTCAGCCCTACTGTTGAAGCTAAACCCCTTATACAGCACAATATGGAAACTAGAGTATTTGCTAAATCATCCCCAGAGCCTAAACCAGCTAACAAGCCTACCGTAAATGTACAACCTTCAACAACACCTACTAGAGAAACTAGACGATGCTTCAGCCCTACTGTTGAAGCTAAACCCCTTATACAGCACAATATGGAAACTAGAGTCTTTGCTAAATCATCCCCAGAGCCTAAACCAGCTAACATGCCTACCATAAATGTACAACCTTCCCCAAAGCCTATAGAAAGAGAAACCACCTTAAGCCCTTTTATTGAAGCTAAACCCTTTACACAGAATAATACGGAAACTAGAGACTTCACAAAACCTGTACCAGAACCTAAACCAGCTAACAAGCCTACCATAAATGTACAACCTTCCACAAATCCTACTACAGAAATTAGATCCTGCTTTAGCCCTGTTGAAGCTAGACCTGCTGCAAAGGTTATGGCATCAAGAAGCTGCTTTAGTCCCACTAGACCTTGGTTAAACCCTTCTACTGAAGCTAAACCCTTGACGAAGCATGACATTGAAGCTATTGCCTCCCTAAAACCGACACCAGAGCCTAAATCGACTAACACCACTTCCACAAAGCCTGCTATAGAACATATATCGTCCCCAACCCCAACCGCTGCCATAGACACTGTGATAAAACTACCTGCCGTTACCAAAGTGATTGACTCTTCCActcctgcctctctgcctcaGGCCTCAGCCTCTGTAAAAGCCACGTCCACAAACAGAGGAATGTCATCGCCATCTCAGCCAAAGactggacagacagagacagacacaatgGAAGATGTGGAAGCCAATGCATCAGGTGCACAGGGGAAAGCAGCCAGAAGTCAAGATACACCCTGTACGAAGCCTACGATATCAACTGCATCTTCGACTGTTGACAATGTAGACAAGGTAGACAAGCCCCAAGCTCCAACCGCTAAACCTAACCCTGCTAAGGCTGCACTGAATGCAATGAAACCTAAAAGTCTAAAGACCATGTTCAGTGGCTGGTCGCGCCTCAAAAAACACATGGTCGTTGAACCAGAGGAACCTCAGTTCCCAGAGCCTGAATCTGTCAGCAGGGATGGCGCCACCTACAGTAAGAACACTGACCAGGCCAAATCTAGTCAAGCTTCTTCAGCAGAGGTCAAAGACCACTCTGAGAAGGGCAAAGAAGTGCTGAAGGAGACAGAGGCGCCCAGAGCAATGAAGATGTGGGACGCCATGCTCTTCCAGATGTTCTCTACCAAGGATGCAATCATGCAGCAGATCAAAGCTAGCAAAGCTCCTAATGGTTCCGACAAGAAGAAAGACCAGAGAGAGCAGACCAATAAGACACGGAATGCCAATCAGCAGAAAGATAATGAGATGGAGGTTGTCCCCTCTTTTGCCAATCGCCTGCCGCTCCTCCTCTACAGTCCGCGCTTTGATGCCAGAAAGATAAAAGAGGCTGCAGAGAAGCCGCTGGTGAAGATGTCAGCTGTGTTCCAAAGGGGGCTGATTAACCGCAAAAATCAGGACGGGGAAGGGAAGGACTTTAATAAAACTGCCAGGGGATTCGGTTCCACAAGAACAACTGATGTCTGA